From Podospora bellae-mahoneyi strain CBS 112042 chromosome 5, whole genome shotgun sequence:
CGTTCGGGTTTGGCAGCTTGCTCCTCGTGCCGAGCTACCACAAGTTCGGCAGGAGGCCGGTGATGCTGGGCAGTCTGATTCTCTACTGCGGAGGCCTGCTTGCTTGTTCTCAAGTCCAAACCTACTCAGGCTTGATGGCTGCCAGAGTGGTGCACTGCTTTGGCGCGAGTGTCTGCGAGGCGTTGCCTGTGCAGCTGGTGAATGACATCTTCTTCCTGCAcgagagagggaagaggttgggttATTACACCGGTGGGTGCCTCTCTGCCAACGAGTTGATCTGGTCAGAGTGCTGATGTCAAACCCTAGTTTGCCTTTGCTTCGGAGCCACAGGGCCCCTTTTTGCCGGATACATGCTCAACGGCGGACACTCGTGGAGGTTGTTCTTCTGGGTCGAGTTTGCATTCGGCGCGGCTCTCTTTATCCTGGCCTTTCTCGTGGTAGAGGAGACTCTGTACCACAGAAAGCCTCCGGTCGGCTCCTCGTCCCCGGAAAGGCAGAGCTTGGAGAGCGGGGAAGAAAAGCCCACCGCGGTAGAAAGCACCACGCCAGAGACCGGAGCAGCCATTCCCCCCAGAAAGACGTTTGTCCAAAGCCTCAAGTTCTGGGGTGTCTACGAGAAAGACGCCGACTTCTTGCTGATGATCGCTCGGTCCTTCACCTACTTTCTAGTCCCGCACGTTCTGTGGGTCATCACCACATATGGTACGCAACACTCCAACAGCTCTGATCGTCAACCGCTGACATAGCTTTCTTTGCTCGGCGGCAGGCATCTACATTGGCCTGGGcgccctcaccttcaactaCATCTTCCCCCTCAAGATCACGGCACCGCCCTACAACTGGTCCCAGCTCGACTCGGGCCTCATCGCCGTGGCGTCGTTCCTGGGCTACCTCCTGGCCATCCCGTTCACGCCGTCGTCGGACCGGCTCGCGGCCCGCCTCACGCGCAAAAACAAGGGCATCCGCGAGGCCGAGATGCGTCTGGGTGTCATGCTCCCCGTCATGCTCCTGGCCCCTGCCGGACTCATAGTCTTTGGCTTCGCAGCCGAGAGGGACCTCCACTGGGTGGCCTACTTTGCCGGCGTCGTCATGTGCAACTTTTGCAGCTACTTCTACTTCACCTTCACGCTGGCCTACGCCATTGACAGCTACACGAGCAACATTAGCGAGATGCTCATCGCCATGAACTTGGGCAAGCAGGCCATCAGCTTCGGCATGGGGCTGGACCTGCTGGACTGGGTGACGCGGCACGGGTACGCCGTCATGATTGCCGGGGTGTTTGGGGCCATTCTGTTGGCGAACAACCTGGCGCTACTGGTGTTTATGCTGTACGGCAAAAGAATCCGGGCGTTTATGAGCACGACCTGGCTGGCGAGGGTGCACAGGGAGAGTGTGAGGGAGGTTGCGACCCATTGAGGGGGATGTTTGAAGTCATGAGCAAGAGCCAAACGCCAGACAGTACCCCCAAAGGAGAAAATATTCTCCTGAATTTCCTTGCCATATCCAGCCGCCCATCCATTTAGATAAAGTCGAGTATCacaacccctgaacccctttAACCTTTTTCCAAACTCCTTCATCAAAAGGAATAAGAAAATAAGAAAAAGAGACAACAAGCTCCGAACTTTCTTGACATCCTTcattgccgccgccgtccaGACGTCCATGCAACCCACACCTAACACCCCCTCTCATATACTCAAACAAAGTACCTCGCCCTACGCCCCGTCATGTACCGCTCCCTCGCCCCCGGACCCCTCAGCGGATCCCCCACCTGCGACCCCCACTCACCATCTAACATGAACGCGTCAGTCAAGATCGCTTTTATTTGTCGcgaaaaaaggaaaaaaaaaaaaaagaaaaagaagaaaatcAACTCACATGTGTACTCCCTCTGATAGTAGTCGACGTACTCATCGTTGCagccgtcgtcgtcgtcggcttcgtcgtcttcgttcctcccctcccaaaccgaAACCCTCTTTGCGCGCCCTCCTTGCGGCCCCGgagccctccccctccgcctccagtGGACGTTACGCTCCTGTTGCGCTCTTGCGCTCTCGGTTATCATGTTGATCAGCCAGCCGAACGGCTCCCAGAGGAGcttgaaggggagggtgaggaggcgGGCGAGGTGGCGGGCGAGGTGGCGGGAGAGGCTGGCGATGTtttcgacgaggaagaggacgagcCACAGGGCATAGggcacgaggaggaggatgaggaggaggaggatgaggggggtgaggagggggctggtgaggaagaggatggaggaggtgagggtgaggattattttgagggggaggaggaggatggagaggaagagggagacgagggatCGGGATTCGATGTGGATGAAGTCGAGGCAGATCATgtctgtttttcttttctttttttttggtatGTATGCTGGTTCGGTTATGTgttggatggtgttgtttgctGTTTTGGACAGCACTTGGAATTTTACATGCGAGGTTGGTAAGGTAGGATAGGTTAGGCAGGGAAATAGGGAGGGGTGTGCTGAATATttggaaggagaggagattGGGATGGATGGCTTTGTCGCTTCTTTGTGCGGGCTGCAACATCTATAGCCCAGCCTTTTTGAGAAGAAGCCTCCTCGAAGGTCAACTCCCGCAATCCTTTGTTATcggctccctcctctcccgccgggACCTGTCGCACTGGTGTGCCCGCTTTCCATCAGCGCCATGatctcgtcctcggcatctGGCTCCCGCTCGGCGGTGGGATCACCGTAGTGTTGCGCTGcctttttcccttcttccGACTCCAACCAGGTCTTGACCGGCTCCCCACTCCCTTCCACCCACGCCCTGAATCCCTCGTCCCCGACCCCCTTCAAATGGGGGACACTCCCCGGCACCCGTCCGTACCCGTCCTTCATCATGGGGTCTGCCCCAaactcgaggaggagcttcaCCATTCGGGCATCACCAAGCGGCACGGCAAAGCGCAAAGGCGCCATTCTCATCCCGTGAGGGGTCCAGCACTAGACGTCCCAGCCGGAACAGGGGCTGGCTCCGTTGGGTCGCAGCCTGTGTCTTGGAGGAGCAGTCTGACAATCTCGAGACGGTCGTCGTTGTCCTTTGGccagagggtgagggggatgagcAAGTCGGCGGACTGGCTTGGGTCGAGGGTGTAACCGCCAGTGGACTTGTTCGCCGAGGCCATCTTTTGCAGGGAGAAGGCCTGGAACCACTGCTGGCactgggagagggtggtaaGCGGGCCGTCGAGGGTGCCCTCTCTGCCTTTGTGGAAGCGGATGACGGCGTCGATGGCACTGGCTTTGGAGAGAAAGACTCCGAGGTGGGCAGGGgagatgttgctgctgtggcggcggcatgtgtgcttgagcttggtggtgatgaagttTTGGGTTGTGAGGTTAAGGGACTCGAGGTAGAAGGGCTCACGGGTGATGTCCTTGTTTGGGAAGAGACTTTTGAGGGTTCGCTCGATGATGGGGCGGTCTGACATTTTGTAGACACGCGGTATGAGAAATCTGGAGggaaagatggtggaggCAAGGTAGGCTTGATCAGACTTGAATGGTTGACTATCAGTGTGTATAAGCACGCTTCACAGGCAACCATCCTGCCCGGACACCTGTTAAAGCTGTCGCGGTTGAATAAGCTCATTTGAGGGCTCTTACACACAGTCATGGTCTCAATGCTCTTGCGCGTCTTGGCATTCCAGCACTGCCACCTCAGGCTCAATCTCAACTGtcctccaaacccagccTGTCAAGCTCTTGTTGCAACATCACACCAGAACTCTGAACTATCTCAGAGCCAAGCAGGCTGAATAGCAACAAAGTTCCCCACCAAGACCACTTCTTACCAAATGTTGACCACCGCTGTAGACTATTGCTTACCCTCCCTCAAACCGGCGCATTCCTGCATGATGCTAGAGCCAAACGAGCAATAATACTGCATAATCACCTCGCAATAGAGCGGGGGAAAGCCGTTTGACGCTTACCATCTCAAGGATGCATACCTGCCTTTACATCACTACGACAAtcactcttcctcccctcccccctttttttccttcccatcaaccaccatccatcccccctctccctctgctcctcccaaAAACCAAACCCGCCACCGTCCAAAATGTCCCCCCGATCCCAATACGACCCCATAGCAACCCAGTACACCTCGTACACCACCGTCCCCGACATGCGGCTCGAAACCTCCCTCGTCCGCACCGCCCTTGGCCCCTGCCAGCCCAccgacaccatcctcgacctcggaGGCGGCAGCGGCCTCCACGCCCGCACCGCCGTCGACCTCGGCGCCGGCCGCGTCGACGTCGTGGACATCTCCCCCGAAATGCTCCTCGCCGGCCGGCAAATCGAGGAGTCCCTCGGCCGGACCGACCGCCGCATCCGCTACATCCACTCCGACGTCACcaagcccctcccccctcacctcgCAGAACAGAAATACGACGTCGTCATGGCGAACTGGGTGCTGGATCACGCCGAGAGTATGGACGACCTGATCGGGATGTGGAGAAACATCGCGTCTGCGCTGAAGccgggagggaggtttgTGAACGTGAGGGTGAGGTGCTTGCGGGCCGAGTATTTGACTCGAGGAAAATACGGGGTGGTGTTTAGCGACTTTAAAGAGATCATCACCGGCGGGCCGGGGTGGAGGTATAATGTTAGTTTTCGGCTGGACGGGGTGCCGGTCGTGTTTGAGGCTACGTCTATGGAGGCgacgttggggttggatCACAGCATACCTGAAAgcatggggatgggggggtggggggttgtgcGGTtagaggaggatgaggtggtcAAGGAGGATAGGGAGTATTGGGCTGACCATGTCCGGGAGCCGTCgtttgtggttgtggtgggaaGGAAGCTGGGGGGGTAGAGTTGGGTTCCACCGTGTCACGGATTTCACTCCCTAGAGCACACCCGGTTCGATAAAGACAAGAACAGCTAACCGTTCCGTGTATCCCTCCTGATCAATCTCGCTATGAAAATGCCTCTGATCTCTGTGAAAATCAAAAACACCATCGAGGTCCAAGCACTTCACCTCGTGACCAAACCGTACCGTGGCTGTAACGCCGATCTCCGACGACTCCCTCCATGAAATCATACGGTGAGATGGCCGAGCGGTCTAAGGCGCCACGTTAAGGTCTTCCTTAATCAACATCTACCAGCTAGATTCCGTGGTCCGAAAGGGCGTGGGTTCGAATCCCACTCTCATCATACACTTTTGCGCCGATCATCCCCTATGCggcattttttttttcggtcGGCTAATTCCCAGGAGGCCTCAAATTCCGGTGGCGTACTTTGAGCaaagacctcctccaccatcatgaTGAGCAGTCTTCTAGGTGACCATCACAACATGCACGAGAAAACAGATGCCAGCATAATATGTATTGCCAATCTACAGGTGCTAGATACTGGTACCGGAGACATGTTGACTGCAGAGCAGCTCTGTACCCTGTCTTGAAAttctcttttcccccttgCTGCAACGTGAAATGCAAATGGGAATAACCACCAGGACcaaccatctcctcctcctcggcctccagACCCGCACATCTCTTGGTCTTTTCCCCTAACCCCTTCACAATCGCACAAACACGATCATCAGCGCGAGACACGTCCATCACCCGGGGCTTCCCGCCCCTTTTTAGTCAATCCCGTCCGGTATCCGGAAGGCGGCTCTCCGAGGACTCATACCCGCTGCTCAAATATTCACCAAACACTCTCTCCTCAATGTCCAGATCCTTCCACTGCTTACCCGTGGTCTTCTTGGCCGTGCGGCGGAAGTACACGCGCTTGCTAAACTTCCACAGCTCGACACCAGCAAAGAACAGACCAGCCGCAATGAAGACGATGCCCCACTCCCACGAAATTCCGACGTGCTTGAAGaccttggtgttgagcacGGGAATGTACACGACAGGGAAGAGCGTGACGAAGCCACCGACGATGGCCCAGAAGAGGAACTGGTTTCTCCAGACGTCGTGGAACCACTGGGTAAAGTACTTGGTGCTGCCGGGCTGCATGCGGAAGAAGGACCGGCGCATGTCGACCAACTCCCAAGCCAGGAACAGGGCGAACCAGGTGAGGCAGGCAAAGGTGGTGGCGCGAGCCTTGAAGACAGTTTCGCAGGCCTCGGAATACTCCTCGTTGCAACGATCGCCCAAGCTGCCGTCGCCCCAAGCGTACACTCTGAGCACGAAGGAAGCCAAGCACAAAGCGGCAATCCAGAGACCGTACACAACCATATCCACGCAAAACTCGAGGGTGAAGATGCCCGTCTTGAGGCTCTGTGGAGGACGGCGCATAATATCGGGAACGGCGCGCTCAAAACCAAGACCCATGTCGGGAAGACCAGAGGTGACCATGATGATCCAGACGATTTCGACAGGTGCGAGAGGGAAAACGGAGAGGCCAGAGCGATCCTTGAAGGCGAgaccgatgaggagggtaCCGGCCTGGGCGATGTTCTCAGCAAGCACGTGAAGCACAAACTTTTGGATATTGTCAAAGATACGGCGGCCCTCCTCCATGGCAGCGACGATGGAGGCAAAGTTGTCATCAGTGAGCACAATGTCGGAAGCATCCTTGGCAACATCGGAACCGGACTCGCCCATGGCGATACCAACGTCGGCGCgcttgagggagggagaatcattcacaccatcaccagtctAATACTCTGTTAGCGAAAACTGGAAGGCAAAAAgagcagaaaaagaaacgacGTACCATTGCGCAGAACTTGCCGCGGCGGTGCAAGGCATCAATCATGCGAACCTTGGTGCTGGGGGCGCAACGAGCAATGACCAGGGGCAGCACGGGGAGCTTATCGACCGCCTCGTCGCTCAAAGCATCAAACTCGGAGGCCGTCATCACCATGCAGGCGGCCATGTCGGCGCTAACCCGCTCCATTCTCCTGGGCAGGATACCGACTTCAATAGCGATCGCCTTGGCCGTCTCTGGGTGGTCACCAGTAAGCATGTGCACGGAAATGCCGGCCTCGTGGCACTCGCGCACAGCAGGGGCAGATTCCGCACGAGGGGGATCATAGAGACCAATCAAGCCACGGAAAGTGAGGTCCTGCTCGACCTGTTCACGGGGGGTGTCCTCGGTGAACTGGGCACCGGCAGGCAGCTTCCTTCCGGCAAGAGCCAGCACACGCAGACCCTGGGAGGCAAATGTTTCCATGTTGCGCAGGATCTGCTGGCGGAACTCGACGGTCATTTCTACCTCGGAGCTCTCGCCATCGGCCGCATCGCTGTCGCAGTACCGGGTGCAAACACCAATCACTCTCTCGACGGCACCCTTGGTGAAGGCCCAGTGCTCGTTCGTGGTGGTCTGTTCCATAATCACACTCATGCGCTTGACATCGCTGTCAAAGGGGAACTCGGccacctccttccactcGGGCTTGTCACCGTTCATGACGTCGAGCCTGTTTCTGTTGAAGCGACTGGCAAACACCTGGATGGCAATCTCGGTAGGGTCGCCGCGAGCGTGCCAGTCGCCATCCTTCTCAAAAAcggtggcgaggttggcCAGCGAGGCGATGGTGAGGAATTCGTGAAGGCGAGCCTTGCTGTCGGAGAGGAGCTGCTGgatcttggtgatgggtcCCTTGGGGTTGGTCGATTCGTCATCCTTTTCAGACTGCGAGCCGAAGTTGATCTCGTGGGGCTGCTTCTGAACAAAGCGAATATCGCCCTGGGTGGGGTTAAAAGGCTGGCTGGAGGTAAGCTCGACAGTGTAGGTGCCCATTCCGGGGATCCAAGCGCCACGCGCTACCATCTTGCCTTGAGTGAGGGTACCAGTCTTGTCACTGCAGATATCGGTGACGGCACCCAAAGCCTCGAGAGCCTTGAGGTTACGAACAATGACGTTGCGCGCAACCATGCGCTTGGTGCCAGcagccatggtgatggtaaGGACGACAACCAACGAGGCGGGAATCATGGAAAGACCAGTGGCCACAGCGTAGATGATGACCTCTTTCGGGGTGCGCATCTCGTTGGCACCAAGCACAATGATGGCGCAGACGACGGCAATGCCAAACAGAAGCATGGCAAGCTTGCTGAGCTTTCGCTGCAGCGGAGTACCCACGTTGACACCGAGGAAGCGACCAACGGCATCACCGAGAGTCAGCGTGTAGGCTTCGAGATAACGATGGGGACCGGCCTTGCCATTCGGCTTGCGCTTGACGGGGCGGACACGCGAGTCCTTCTTGTTCAGGGCGGAGGCAATGGCACCAATCTCGGTGAAGGTGCCTGTGGCGAACACAATGCCCTTGGCACGGCCCTTAGTGACGGTGGAACTGCTGTAGGCAACATTGAGGCGATCGCCGGGGCCGGTGTTGTCGTCAAAAACGTCGTCGACACGCTTGCGAACGGGGAGGGATTCGCCAGTGAGAAGGGCTTCGTCGGTCTCAAAGTTCTTGGCTTCGATCAAACTGTTGGGCCAAGTCAGCATTCATGTGATTTGCACGTGCTTTCTTGCGGCAGCGGGGTTCTCGCACCGAATATCGGCGGGGATGGTGTCGCCCATCTTGACTTCAACCAAATCGCCGGGAACGAGCTCGCCAGAAGGCACAACGGTGGCCTCACTGCCACGGATAACAGAGGCGGTAGGCGAGGACAGCGAACGGAGGGAGTCCATGGTCTTCTCAGCAGAGTACTCCTGGAAGaaaccgacgacgacattgaGCAAAATGACAAAGGCAACGACAGCACCCTCAATGTGAGAGCCAATTCCAAAACTGACAGCCATGGCCAGGATAAGCACCTAATTCTCATCAGCATGCATTACCCAGTTTACCTCGTTTGTTTCGTTGGGAGCCTACCATGGTCATGGCATTGGCAACCTGAGCAATGACAATCTTGAGAGGCTGaacgccctcgccctcaccaagCTCATTGCGTCCAAACTCCTTGATGCGGCTCTGggcctcggcggcggtcAAACCGGAGAGGGTATCGGCATTGAGTTCGTGGGCAACCTGTTGGTGAGACAGAGCATGGGCCGGGCGACTCAATGGCTTGTTGGACTGGCCCGAGATGTGCCCGCCACCCGAAGCTTTTTCGGGGTCCGCAGGTTGCGACATGTTGAAAAGTGCGTTGGGTCTAACCAGACCtcggaggggggggagtcTGCGTGGGTGtcgacgggggtgggggggagctCGATACCGTCAGGTGTGTCTGTCTGTGTTTGGAGTTGAGAATCTAGAAGTAGGGACGAAGGGACGAAAGAGGGTCTTCAGACGGGCGAGAGACCATGACGTGTTATACGacttttccttcttcaccgaatgccatctccagcttcctAGCGCAGTCCACGAACCGAACGGAGGCAAACCTGGAGAGCAAGATAGCCACTAAGGTTCCTGGAAGAGACATCCTTGCCTGTGGGTTCTTGTCCACGGATGGAAGGTCCAACCTCGATGTGCAGCCCTTGGCGGGCTCGGCAGTGCTTGGCGCTAGTGGGGACTGCCGGGGATGAAGGGACTTGGGTTTCGAGGTTCAAGAGTCAAGACcaccctgctgctgttggtcaATTTCTGCCCTGATATTGGCCAATGGTCCCCGAGTGGGGGATGGTTGCTCATGCGTCATGTTCGGAATCTTGGGGGGCAACTGgacaggagggggggatcAAATGTCGTCATGTCACCTTGTCAGCGCGGGGGGAAGTCaatgggaggttggtggtggcctAGCTGTCTAGGCGTTTGAGAGATGCCGAGAGCCATCCGTCTGCAAACAAGAAAGACAGTTAGTTCGTTGGTCGCGTGCCGGGCGGTGGGAGTTCAAGAGGACAAAGACGGAACACGGAAGAGGCAGGGAGCGTGGGAGCCAAGCCAAGGCTCGCGTGGGAAGGCTCAGGCTCGGCGCTGGCTGACAGCCACAGAACTTCACACGTGCAGGTTGGTGTTCTGGAGCCAATATTTTTTTCTGAAGGGTTCACCGCTGTGGCAGCTTTTGTTGGGTTTTTTGGCGGGGATAAGAGCTGGGCTGCCAAGCCCCGATAAGGATTCCGGGCCTCCCCGCTAGTATCAGACACCACCAGACACACTCCCTTAAACCGACCTCAGCCGGGTATGCCAGGCGACAAGACGGCAAAAATCTGGGGTCGCACTGGTCGGTGTCTGCACGTGGATGGAGGCTCAGCAACTCCCGACACCAAGCCGTGTAAACCCCTTTTTTGGCCTGCAGAAAGGGGCAGGTGTTGATCTTTGTTCCTGGATTATTCTCCATTCTGGAGACATGCTGGAGACATTCTGGAGTCGATGCAGCACTGCGCCTTCCTGGGAAGGAAACTCATGCCGTGGAGACCCCGCTACTAACGCTTGCAAAAAGTCTTGTTTAAAGAATGCATGCGATACCACACTGCAGTCCGCGCGCGTGCTTCCCTGCCACATTGGGATGCCGTCTCTGGTCTCTGCCTCTGACCTGTCAACTGGATAGACATTAAAAGAGGAATGCCTAGATAGATCAGATCATGTCGGGTTCAGAAGCAGCGTCAGATGAATATCATGATAATTAGCGCAGCTAGGCGTACTACTGTACTCCTACCTGACCACCAGATAAagaatgaaaaaaaaaatgaaaaagaaatcatcatcacggCAAGCAAATGCAGCCAGAGACACCGTCACATGGCAGATGGATTGGCAGACAGGGCTCTTTCCACCGCTCCAATCACAACACCCCATGGCATGCGTCCAACCCGCCGAGCCCGCGTTAAGTGCTTGTTTCCGAGACCAGTCATCTACCTCACCCACTGGCTTCAAATTCTCGATTGCTGACACGAACTGTTTGAGGGTCGAAACAGGATCTGAGTGTAACGGAGACACGGAGATAATTTAGATCGCCCGCCGTGCCACCCGGCATTTTCGATGACCAGTTTTCTTGCTCTGAGGCGGCAGACACCACAGCTCCCCGCGTGAGATGGGCTTTCTTCACAGCTAGCTTGAGATAAGAGGTGAAAGAGTGCAAAAATAAAATACAAGTACCCAAAAAGATCATGCTGAGACTGGGGATTACATGCTTATGTTGGTTTGCGGCCATCGGGAATCGAACCCGACTCTAATGCTTGGAAGGCATTAATGCTAACCACTACACCATGGCCGCTGATAATTTGTTGAAGTTCCTCCATTGGTGTTGGGCATCGTGAGCTCCACTGAATGGGTCTTTGGGTGAACCATCCCAACGAGCGAAACCTATGGGATGCGCAAAGGATCTTACTCGCCTCGTAGACTTGTGTTTCAAATGATCAGGATGTGTGGATACAAAGTTTCATGACATCCCGCACTTTGTCGTCAACAAGCACATCGTTCAGTACCGGAGACCAGGGTTAGGAGTATCTTCTACATCCATATGCAACCCAACACCAGGCCCGATTAGCTCAGCTGGTTAGAGCGTCGTACTAATACTAGCAATAGTATCAAGTCATGCGAAGGTCAACAGTTCAATCCTGTTATTGGGCACTATCTTTTGGCATTTTTATTTTTGCATTTTATTTTCTCTGGATGACACTATACATGATACATCCATCACCTACACTTCTACCAATTCCTATCTTCTTTGCCTCTGATAAATTAGTTTTCCTcactctctcttcctcctcttcgccccTCCAGCATTCCGCAACCTCCACACTGCCCTCGCAACGACAAACCACTGTTTTGATCTCGTCAGCATAAATTCAATCAATAAGAGAAAAGAACTCACAATAAgaacccacccaaccccagcagcaacaccaacaaacctatccaccccctccaacaccctcccctccaagttcaggcccctccccctcgtcgccttgaccttggcctCGTGCGGCCACTTGGGGTTGTCCAACGTCCCATAATCGGCCGGGTCATCGCTCCCAAACTCAAAGTCGATCCCGTACCCGCCATGGAGATACGCCCCCGGGGCGCTATAGTCGTAAAAGTTTTGGTGGAGCTCCAGCAGGAAATAAAGCCACTCTACCACCGTGGCCAGCTGGACGAGCACCTTCCAACCTGGAGTCACGGGGTCGGAGGGTTGGGAGGCAtcgacgagggagaggacgatGCCTGAtaggaggagctggatgcctgggaagaggagggctgtCAGGGAGGTGACGTTTGTGGAGTTTAGCAGGCCGTAGGTGAGTGtcccgaggaggatgagcgTTCCACGCAGGAGGAGgtaaggggggagagggggggagaaaTCTTCGTTGAGGGTTTTACGCAGGGAGGAAGAAACCATGGGGGGGTTGCCGGGGGGGAAGTCAGGGGATGTTggcggggtggtgaaggagtaGACGTCTTGTTGGTCGTCTTGGAGATAGTAAGGGTCCTCTGAAAATGATTGgacgtcttcttcttcttcttccggcTCGTCTTCTTCAATGGGGGGAAGGCCGGTGGGTAGGAGCTCGTCGGGGACGGTGGCGAATCGGAAGGGGTCGTCGTTGTCAGTGTTGGAGTCGTTGTccttgggtttggggaggtcgggtttcttttcctccccttGCGTCTGAGGCTTCAGTTTCGGCTCCTCCCCTTGCGTCTGAGGCTTCAGTTTCGGCTCCTCCCCGGGTTTGACATTGGGACTCTTATGCGcgtcttcctccaccaccttgggcttcttgtcctctGCGGCCTCGGGCTTCTTCTGCTGGCCCTCTTCAAATTTCACCCGCGTCCCCTTGGAGTTGTTTCCTGTTTGAGACCCCACTGACGAGCGACGGTGAATTGGGCTTGTCGTGGCAGTTGGGCTTGTAGTGGCCGGGTTGGAAGGGACCGGGATCCCAGAGAGCTTGTCTTTTGCTGAACTCATGGTGAACAAGGATTCAGTTGTT
This genomic window contains:
- a CDS encoding hypothetical protein (EggNog:ENOG503NVEM; COG:S) — its product is MALPALTTVLCLFSPLLLTAIASAREKRPNLTMGAPGPVTAHSGGRRLVHSHAKECDIPGTVDLSVREGDDTAYGQALYPVPAEDPNDPLQWSPIRKTLILVVCSLYSFLSNSALLGPSVYIGIFAAEFNTSFTDASNLISYANLAFGFGSLLLVPSYHKFGRRPVMLGSLILYCGGLLACSQVQTYSGLMAARVVHCFGASVCEALPVQLVNDIFFLHERGKRLGYYTVCLCFGATGPLFAGYMLNGGHSWRLFFWVEFAFGAALFILAFLVVEETLYHRKPPVGSSSPERQSLESGEEKPTAVESTTPETGAAIPPRKTFVQSLKFWGVYEKDADFLLMIARSFTYFLVPHVLWVITTYGIYIGLGALTFNYIFPLKITAPPYNWSQLDSGLIAVASFLGYLLAIPFTPSSDRLAARLTRKNKGIREAEMRLGVMLPVMLLAPAGLIVFGFAAERDLHWVAYFAGVVMCNFCSYFYFTFTLAYAIDSYTSNISEMLIAMNLGKQAISFGMGLDLLDWVTRHGYAVMIAGVFGAILLANNLALLVFMLYGKRIRAFMSTTWLARVHRESVREVATH
- a CDS encoding hypothetical protein (EggNog:ENOG503P3S6; COG:S), producing the protein MSPRSQYDPIATQYTSYTTVPDMRLETSLVRTALGPCQPTDTILDLGGGSGLHARTAVDLGAGRVDVVDISPEMLLAGRQIEESLGRTDRRIRYIHSDVTKPLPPHLAEQKYDVVMANWVLDHAESMDDLIGMWRNIASALKPGGRFVNVRVRCLRAEYLTRGKYGVVFSDFKEIITGGPGWRYNVSFRLDGVPVVFEATSMEATLGLDHSIPESMGMGGWGVVRLEEDEVVKEDREYWADHVREPSFVVVVGRKLGG
- the ENA2 gene encoding P-type ATPase (COG:P; EggNog:ENOG503NU1M), yielding MSQPADPEKASGGGHISGQSNKPLSRPAHALSHQQVAHELNADTLSGLTAAEAQSRIKEFGRNELGEGEGVQPLKIVIAQVANAMTMVLILAMAVSFGIGSHIEGAVVAFVILLNVVVGFFQEYSAEKTMDSLRSLSSPTASVIRGSEATVVPSGELVPGDLVEVKMGDTIPADIRLIEAKNFETDEALLTGESLPVRKRVDDVFDDNTGPGDRLNVAYSSSTVTKGRAKGIVFATGTFTEIGAIASALNKKDSRVRPVKRKPNGKAGPHRYLEAYTLTLGDAVGRFLGVNVGTPLQRKLSKLAMLLFGIAVVCAIIVLGANEMRTPKEVIIYAVATGLSMIPASLVVVLTITMAAGTKRMVARNVIVRNLKALEALGAVTDICSDKTGTLTQGKMVARGAWIPGMGTYTVELTSSQPFNPTQGDIRFVQKQPHEINFGSQSEKDDESTNPKGPITKIQQLLSDSKARLHEFLTIASLANLATVFEKDGDWHARGDPTEIAIQVFASRFNRNRLDVMNGDKPEWKEVAEFPFDSDVKRMSVIMEQTTTNEHWAFTKGAVERVIGVCTRYCDSDAADGESSEVEMTVEFRQQILRNMETFASQGLRVLALAGRKLPAGAQFTEDTPREQVEQDLTFRGLIGLYDPPRAESAPAVRECHEAGISVHMLTGDHPETAKAIAIEVGILPRRMERVSADMAACMVMTASEFDALSDEAVDKLPVLPLVIARCAPSTKVRMIDALHRRGKFCAMTGDGVNDSPSLKRADVGIAMGESGSDVAKDASDIVLTDDNFASIVAAMEEGRRIFDNIQKFVLHVLAENIAQAGTLLIGLAFKDRSGLSVFPLAPVEIVWIIMVTSGLPDMGLGFERAVPDIMRRPPQSLKTGIFTLEFCVDMVVYGLWIAALCLASFVLRVYAWGDGSLGDRCNEEYSEACETVFKARATTFACLTWFALFLAWELVDMRRSFFRMQPGSTKYFTQWFHDVWRNQFLFWAIVGGFVTLFPVVYIPVLNTKVFKHVGISWEWGIVFIAAGLFFAGVELWKFSKRVYFRRTAKKTTGKQWKDLDIEERVFGEYLSSGYESSESRLPDTGRD